One window from the genome of Deinococcota bacterium encodes:
- the recF gene encoding DNA replication and repair protein RecF (All proteins in this family for which functions are known are DNA-binding proteins that assist the filamentation of RecA onto DNA for the initiation of recombination or recombinational repair.) encodes MLLRALSQLNYRNLVTPRLDFGPGVTAVVGGNAEGKSNLLEAAYLGCSGDLPGGRIAEVIRLGEEEGFVSARVERADGLVTTQIGLAPGKKLIRLDGQTVRAMELARVSAAVLITPEDAGLVHGAPSLRRGYLDSLLSRLSLRYAVLLREYTRVVEQRNAMLKGPVDELGLEVWSARFSELGGEIARLRGRAVARISEIAGATYRDISGGTKALGVALRQPSDKSLDEALHETRFDERARGATVVGPHRDDLLLELGGHALAAYGSRGEARTAALALRVAEYRLLGEKHGEAPVLLLDDFTAELDEGRRAYLLALTEATPQALVSGTEAPPTYSRLLSISGGGLLGD; translated from the coding sequence GTGCTCCTGCGCGCGCTCTCGCAGCTCAACTACCGCAACCTGGTCACGCCCCGGCTCGACTTCGGCCCGGGCGTCACCGCCGTCGTCGGCGGCAACGCCGAGGGCAAATCCAACCTGCTCGAGGCCGCCTACTTAGGCTGCAGCGGCGACCTGCCGGGGGGCAGGATCGCCGAGGTCATCCGTTTGGGCGAGGAGGAGGGCTTCGTGAGCGCCCGCGTCGAGCGCGCCGACGGCCTCGTCACCACCCAGATCGGCCTGGCGCCGGGTAAGAAGCTCATCCGTCTGGACGGCCAGACGGTGCGGGCGATGGAGCTCGCCCGGGTCTCGGCCGCGGTGCTGATCACCCCCGAGGACGCGGGTCTGGTTCACGGCGCGCCGTCCTTGCGGCGCGGCTACCTGGACAGCCTGCTGTCGCGGCTGTCGCTGCGCTACGCCGTCCTCTTGCGCGAGTATACTCGGGTGGTGGAACAGCGCAACGCCATGCTCAAGGGGCCGGTAGACGAGCTTGGCCTCGAGGTCTGGAGCGCGCGCTTCAGCGAACTCGGCGGTGAGATCGCGCGCCTACGCGGGCGCGCGGTGGCGCGCATAAGCGAGATCGCCGGGGCGACCTACCGCGACATATCGGGCGGGACCAAGGCGCTCGGCGTCGCCTTGCGCCAGCCCTCGGACAAGAGCCTGGACGAGGCGCTCCACGAGACGCGCTTTGACGAGCGTGCGCGCGGCGCCACCGTCGTCGGGCCTCACCGCGACGACCTGCTCCTGGAACTCGGCGGCCACGCCCTGGCCGCCTACGGCTCGAGGGGCGAGGCGCGCACCGCCGCCCTGGCCCTGCGCGTCGCCGAGTACCGGCTCCTGGGCGAAAAGCACGGCGAGGCGCCCGTCTTGCTGCTCGACGACTTCACCGCCGAACTCGACGAGGGCCGGCGCGCCTACCTCCTGGCCCTGACCGAGGCGACGCCGCAGGCCCTGGTAAGCGGCACTGAGGCGCCGCCCACGTACAGCCGGCTGCTGAGCATTTCGGGAGGCGGCCTCCTTGGCGACTAG
- a CDS encoding DUF721 domain-containing protein, with protein MATRPSRVGDLIGEVFARGGMKRGVRRAEAVLLWPHVAGTGVAKFSKAASLRDGVLFVEVPDSETAMHLSLQRQRFLDVYRGKFAIKDVREIRFRVGRRAEPEGVREPPGPEIPADPRALALLARELSNLDLPDSLARPTLQAAKSMLAYRARRLADGWRACPICAALTPAGEVCETCRRYGEQERVRRAAQRLAVQPDEPTPLLSAEERQVAAYRARGYLEEQLSELLPQVLADPAMKPFFLAAARCYLAHELGKRLSEVDDDDFDRLDGRIARALGRWA; from the coding sequence TTGGCGACTAGGCCCAGCCGGGTGGGCGACCTGATCGGCGAGGTCTTCGCCCGGGGCGGCATGAAGCGCGGGGTAAGGCGCGCCGAGGCGGTCCTCTTGTGGCCGCATGTCGCCGGCACCGGCGTCGCCAAGTTTTCAAAGGCGGCCAGCCTGAGGGACGGCGTCCTCTTCGTCGAGGTGCCCGACTCGGAGACGGCCATGCACCTGAGCCTGCAGCGGCAGCGCTTTCTGGACGTCTACCGGGGCAAATTCGCGATCAAGGACGTGCGCGAGATCCGCTTCAGGGTGGGCCGGCGCGCCGAGCCTGAAGGTGTCCGGGAGCCGCCGGGGCCGGAGATCCCCGCGGACCCCAGGGCGCTCGCGCTCCTGGCGAGAGAGCTCAGCAACCTCGACTTGCCCGACAGCCTTGCCCGGCCCACCCTGCAGGCGGCCAAGAGCATGCTCGCCTACCGGGCGCGGCGCCTGGCCGACGGCTGGCGGGCCTGCCCCATCTGCGCGGCGCTGACGCCGGCGGGCGAAGTCTGCGAGACCTGCCGCCGCTACGGCGAGCAGGAGCGGGTGAGGCGGGCCGCCCAGCGGCTCGCGGTACAGCCCGACGAACCTACCCCGCTCCTCAGCGCCGAGGAGCGCCAGGTCGCGGCCTACCGGGCCAGGGGCTACCTGGAGGAGCAGCTCTCCGAACTCCTGCCGCAGGTTCTGGCCGATCCCGCCATGAAGCCCTTTTTTCTCGCCGCGGCCCGCTGCTACCTCGCGCACGAGCTCGGCAAGCGGCTAAGCGAGGTGGACGACGACGACTTCGACCGCTTGGACGGCCGCATCGCGCGGGCGCTGGGGCGCTGGGCTTAG